In one window of Micromonospora cathayae DNA:
- a CDS encoding low temperature requirement protein A has protein sequence MAVRRLLVRGGPGTRVTRLELFYDLVFVFAFVNVTTLAAADLTVRTLVEALLVLALLWWCWTGFAVLGNVLRADQGVLPLVGFLVMSAVLVLTLTTATAFVDEPGGLFGPLVFATAYLLTWLVQAPLAWRVLAGVVPVRRMLSLVVPTVLGSVLILAAGLLPATRVLAPEAVPHWQLGLWVLALLVQYATGFLVGRTGFRLGSPGHWAERHALIVLVALGESMISLGTSTSERVGRPITWTIISAAVLGLASIAMLWWLYFDTLAYVLEQVLHGPGDGVPAPLARDAYTYLHLPLIVAVIAFALGLKRLLADVTGPAAARPDVLGGLDLLMLFGGVALFLLALAVIEFRALGRLRYGYLLAAAGLAAVSPLADRAMVALTVVSVCCTALVVVELATNRALRSRARGLAMLEQQVVEEAAVTFRHGRR, from the coding sequence GTGGCTGTGCGTCGACTCCTCGTCCGGGGCGGACCCGGCACGCGGGTCACCCGCCTCGAACTCTTCTACGACCTCGTCTTCGTCTTCGCGTTCGTGAACGTGACCACGTTGGCCGCCGCCGATCTCACCGTCCGGACGCTGGTGGAGGCGCTGCTCGTGCTGGCCCTGCTCTGGTGGTGCTGGACCGGCTTCGCGGTGCTCGGCAACGTGCTCCGGGCCGACCAGGGGGTGCTGCCGCTGGTCGGGTTCCTGGTCATGTCGGCGGTCCTGGTGCTCACCCTGACCACCGCCACCGCGTTCGTCGACGAGCCGGGCGGCCTGTTCGGTCCGTTGGTCTTCGCCACCGCGTACCTGCTCACCTGGCTGGTCCAGGCCCCGCTGGCGTGGCGGGTCCTGGCCGGGGTGGTGCCGGTGCGCCGGATGCTGTCGCTGGTCGTCCCCACCGTGCTCGGGTCGGTGCTGATCCTGGCTGCCGGTCTGTTGCCGGCCACCCGGGTCCTCGCCCCGGAGGCGGTGCCGCACTGGCAGCTCGGGCTCTGGGTCCTGGCCCTGCTGGTCCAGTACGCCACCGGCTTCCTGGTCGGGCGGACCGGGTTCCGGCTGGGCTCGCCCGGGCACTGGGCGGAACGGCACGCGCTGATCGTGCTGGTGGCGCTGGGCGAGTCGATGATCTCCCTGGGTACCAGCACCAGCGAGCGGGTCGGGCGGCCGATCACCTGGACCATCATCTCGGCGGCGGTGCTCGGGCTGGCCAGCATCGCGATGCTCTGGTGGCTGTACTTCGACACCCTGGCCTACGTGCTCGAGCAGGTGCTGCACGGCCCCGGGGACGGGGTGCCCGCGCCCCTGGCCCGGGACGCCTACACGTACCTGCACCTGCCCCTGATCGTGGCCGTCATCGCGTTCGCCCTGGGGCTCAAGCGGCTGCTCGCCGACGTGACCGGCCCGGCCGCGGCTCGTCCGGACGTCCTGGGCGGGCTGGACCTGCTGATGCTCTTCGGTGGCGTGGCGCTGTTCCTGCTGGCGCTGGCCGTGATCGAGTTCCGCGCGCTGGGCCGGCTCCGGTACGGGTACCTGCTCGCCGCCGCCGGGCTGGCCGCGGTGTCACCGCTGGCCGACCGGGCGATGGTGGCGCTGACCGTGGTGTCCGTCTGCTGTACCGCGCTGGTGGTGGTGGAACTGGCCACCAACCGGGCGTTGCGGAGCCGTGCCCGTGGCCTGGCCATGCTGGAGCAGCAGGTGGTGGAGGAGGCGGCCGTCACCTTCCGGCACGGCCGCCGCTGA